A genome region from Haliotis asinina isolate JCU_RB_2024 chromosome 11, JCU_Hal_asi_v2, whole genome shotgun sequence includes the following:
- the LOC137256251 gene encoding ankyrin homolog yields MLLRTQMAGLEFYDAVLNNELQQLKRLATQYKIDLSAKFVEVRKKNHSDLCPIHLAAYRGYTYMLQYLIESKCDVNQTTTTLRRTALHFSVLQHKMACMLLLISAGAKIDAKDTFGNSPCHYAADDGYCQILDVLLRRSVDVNSQDITSKTPLMKAVRNNKTDAVLRLLRASADLNLTDRNSDMALHYAARNGCVDIIDLLVAGGSLIDVQNYWGRTPLMEAVCYNHKDAISRLIIANCDLNRREFKTGDTALHIAIKRNYTAVVELLLAAGSRHDIFNHQGETAAYEAVVSNKQEVIRLMLMYNCDLDVPAKYFSNGVYKSIFHLAAEKSQLEICRLLASLGHVDYGARVHFYTSYVPSRLCEQDEILHVLRAQMGSVVSLQQLCRKSIRKCSGRNIAEKVDSLPMPRALKDYVMMKEVRERSDLGASYC; encoded by the coding sequence ATGTTACTTCGAACCCAAATGGCGGGTCTTGAATTCTACGATGCGGTGCTAAACAACGAGCTTCAACAACTGAAGCGTTTGGCTACTCAGTACAAAATCGATCTAAGCGCCAAGTTCGTGGAGGTAAGGAAAAAGAATCATTCCGATTTGTGCCCAATACATTTGGCTGCGTACAGAGGCTATACGTATATGTTACAATACCTCATTGAATCTAAATGCGACGTGAACCAAACGACAACGACATTGCGACGGACAGCTCTCCATTTCTCTGTGCTTCAACACAAGATGGCGTGCATGCTACTTTTAATCTCAGCTGGAGCCAAAATAGACGCCAAGGACACGTTTGGAAACTCGCCGTGCCATTATGCGGCCGACGACGGGTACTGCCAAATCCTTGATGTTCTTCTACGTCGTAGTGTTGACGTAAATAGCCAAGATATCACGTCGAAAACACCCCTGATGAAGGCGGTAAGGAACAACAAAACAGACGCAGTGCTAAGACTGTTGCGTGCAAGCGCTGACCTCAACCTTACTGACCGCAACTCTGATATGGCACTCCATTACGCCGCGAGAAACGGGTGCGTTGACATTATTGATCTTTTAGTGGCTGGGGGTAGTCTCATTGATGTTCAGAACTACTGGGGACGGACACCTCTAATGGAAGCGGTATGTTACAATCACAAAGACGCCATATCACGCCTAATCATCGCAAACTGTGATTTGAACCGACGGGAATTTAAAACAGGCGACACCGCTCTTCACATAGCTATCAAGAGGAACTACACGGCAGTTGTGGAGCTGTTGCTCGCGGCAGGAAGTCGGCACGACATCTTCAACCACCAAGGAGAGACGGCCGCCTACGAGGCCGTCGTTAGCAACAAGCAGGAAGTAATCCGTCTCATGCTTATGTACAACTGTGACCTTGACGTACCGGCCAAATACTTTTCTAATGGTGTGTATAAGTCCATATTTCACTTAGCAGCAGAGAAAAGTCAGTTAGAGATTTGTCGTCTGCTCGCCTCTCTTGGTCACGTAGATTACGGAGCACGGGTACACTTTTACACTAGCTACGTTCCCTCCAGACTGTGTGAACAGGATGAGATACTGCACGTGCTGCGCGCGCAGATGGGATCTGTGGTGTCGTTGCAGCAGTTGTGCAGGAAATCAATTCGGAAATGTTCAGGAAGAAACATCGCAGAAAAGGTGGATTCTTTGCCCATGCCAAGAGCACTCAAGGACTATGTAATGATGAAAGAAGTACGAGAGAGATCAGATCTTGGAGCAAGCTACTGTTAA